From a single Oreochromis niloticus isolate F11D_XX linkage group LG3, O_niloticus_UMD_NMBU, whole genome shotgun sequence genomic region:
- the LOC102076979 gene encoding butyrophilin subfamily 3 member A2 isoform X1: MFCLKDGRCYKMPLGAICVLLCHHSIFFFHLAQFCGGVSQVVGPSEPVVAIVGDDTVLPCHLDPAVNAADMTVEWTRSDLTPRFVHVWRDGVELVNKKNEAYMERTSLPINNLKLGDISLKLSKVKLSDRGSYKCFSPALSGQASVELVVGVVSSLIITLMRNSEDSSKVVLQCESAGWYPEPELLWLDGEGNLLSAGPTETLRGPDDLYTVSSRVTVEKRHSNNITCRVQQRNTNQSRETHTHVPGDLFNPPCSSAGHITISVVVTVLLILAVVSVVWKYRSKCRGGNTKISTDHRELQPLTEKKREALHLTEDGTDTVDFDMEQENLNALFKDGEEDKFNLIMVVQFLMSHKCDLENDIYKLKLKLLELQKQQDENQSQLVNNIKQIEQNDKKSDKINEEEGIETETNFETMKENLEKEIEEKETQRKSILYGVDVMTEKKKELDDTLYKIHRQRETIEKRTNEVQIQFQSGHSEA; encoded by the exons ATGTTTTGCCTGAAGGATGGACGTTGCTATAAAATGCCACTTGGGGCCATCTGTGTCTTGCTTTGTCATcactctatttttttctttcacttagCACAGTTTTGTGGAG GTGTGTCTCAGGTGGTTGGTCCATCTGAGCCAGTTGTGGCAATAGTTGGTGATGACACTGTCTTACCGTGTCATCTGGATCCTGCTGTGAATGCTGCTGATATGACAGTAGAGTGGACACGATCTGACCTCACACCCAGATTTGTCCATGTTTGGCGTGACGGCGTGGAGCtcgtgaataaaaaaaatgaagcctaCATGGAAAGAACGTCACTACCCATTAACAACCTGAAGCTCGGAGACATTTCACTAAAACTCTCCAAAGTGAAACTGTCAGATAGGGGATCATACAAATGCTTCAGTCCTGCGCTTAGTGGACAAGCTAGTGTTGAGCTTGTTGTTG GTGTAGTTTCATCACTTATCATCACTTTAATGAGGAACAGTGAGGACAGTAGTAAAGTGGTGTTACAGTGTGAGTCTGCAGGCTGGTATCCAGAGCCTGAGCTGCTGTGGTTGGACGGTGAGGGAAACCTCCTCTCTGCTGGACCTACAGAGACCCTCAGAGGTCCTGATGACCTCTATACTGTCAGCAGCAGAGTGACTGTGGAGAAGAGacacagcaacaacatcacCTGCAGAGTCCAACAGAGGAACACCAACCagagcagagagacacacacacatgttccag GTGATTTATTTAATCCTCCATGTAGTTCTGCTGGTCACATCACCATAAGTGTTGTTGTGACAGTCCTGCTTATTCTTGCAGTGGTCTCTGTTGTCTGGAAATATCGTTCTAAATGTCGAG GAGGAAACACAAAAATTTCCACTGATCACAGAGAGCTTCAGCCCCtcactgagaaaaaaagagaagcactGCATCTCACAGAAGATGGTACTGACACTGTCGACTTTGATATGGAACAAGAAAACCTCAATGCTTTGTTTAAAGACGGAGAGGAAGACAAATTTAATTTGATAATGGTGGTTCAATTTTTAATGAGTCATAAATGTGACTTAGAAAATGATATTTATAAACTCAAACTGAAACTGCTCGAGCTACAAAAACAGCAAGATGAAAATCAGAGTCAGCTGGTAAACAATATTAAACAAATagaacaaaatgacaaaaaatctgacaaaataaatgaagaagaGGGCATTGAAACAGAAACTAATTTTGAAACAATGAAGGAAAACCTTGAAAAAGAAATAGaggaaaaggaaacacaaagaaaatcaaTCTTGTATGGGGTTGATGTAatgacagagaagaagaaagagttaGATGACACTTTATACAAAATTCATAGACAGAGGGAGACAATAGAGAAGAGGacaaatgaagttcaaataCAGTTCCAATCAGGTCATTCAGAGGCTTAA
- the LOC102076979 gene encoding putative selection and upkeep of intraepithelial T-cells protein 1 homolog isoform X2, translating to MTVEWTRSDLTPRFVHVWRDGVELVNKKNEAYMERTSLPINNLKLGDISLKLSKVKLSDRGSYKCFSPALSGQASVELVVGVVSSLIITLMRNSEDSSKVVLQCESAGWYPEPELLWLDGEGNLLSAGPTETLRGPDDLYTVSSRVTVEKRHSNNITCRVQQRNTNQSRETHTHVPGDLFNPPCSSAGHITISVVVTVLLILAVVSVVWKYRSKCRGGNTKISTDHRELQPLTEKKREALHLTEDGTDTVDFDMEQENLNALFKDGEEDKFNLIMVVQFLMSHKCDLENDIYKLKLKLLELQKQQDENQSQLVNNIKQIEQNDKKSDKINEEEGIETETNFETMKENLEKEIEEKETQRKSILYGVDVMTEKKKELDDTLYKIHRQRETIEKRTNEVQIQFQSGHSEA from the exons ATGACAGTAGAGTGGACACGATCTGACCTCACACCCAGATTTGTCCATGTTTGGCGTGACGGCGTGGAGCtcgtgaataaaaaaaatgaagcctaCATGGAAAGAACGTCACTACCCATTAACAACCTGAAGCTCGGAGACATTTCACTAAAACTCTCCAAAGTGAAACTGTCAGATAGGGGATCATACAAATGCTTCAGTCCTGCGCTTAGTGGACAAGCTAGTGTTGAGCTTGTTGTTG GTGTAGTTTCATCACTTATCATCACTTTAATGAGGAACAGTGAGGACAGTAGTAAAGTGGTGTTACAGTGTGAGTCTGCAGGCTGGTATCCAGAGCCTGAGCTGCTGTGGTTGGACGGTGAGGGAAACCTCCTCTCTGCTGGACCTACAGAGACCCTCAGAGGTCCTGATGACCTCTATACTGTCAGCAGCAGAGTGACTGTGGAGAAGAGacacagcaacaacatcacCTGCAGAGTCCAACAGAGGAACACCAACCagagcagagagacacacacacatgttccag GTGATTTATTTAATCCTCCATGTAGTTCTGCTGGTCACATCACCATAAGTGTTGTTGTGACAGTCCTGCTTATTCTTGCAGTGGTCTCTGTTGTCTGGAAATATCGTTCTAAATGTCGAG GAGGAAACACAAAAATTTCCACTGATCACAGAGAGCTTCAGCCCCtcactgagaaaaaaagagaagcactGCATCTCACAGAAGATGGTACTGACACTGTCGACTTTGATATGGAACAAGAAAACCTCAATGCTTTGTTTAAAGACGGAGAGGAAGACAAATTTAATTTGATAATGGTGGTTCAATTTTTAATGAGTCATAAATGTGACTTAGAAAATGATATTTATAAACTCAAACTGAAACTGCTCGAGCTACAAAAACAGCAAGATGAAAATCAGAGTCAGCTGGTAAACAATATTAAACAAATagaacaaaatgacaaaaaatctgacaaaataaatgaagaagaGGGCATTGAAACAGAAACTAATTTTGAAACAATGAAGGAAAACCTTGAAAAAGAAATAGaggaaaaggaaacacaaagaaaatcaaTCTTGTATGGGGTTGATGTAatgacagagaagaagaaagagttaGATGACACTTTATACAAAATTCATAGACAGAGGGAGACAATAGAGAAGAGGacaaatgaagttcaaataCAGTTCCAATCAGGTCATTCAGAGGCTTAA